Within the Terriglobales bacterium genome, the region TGGAGCGACCTGTCCTATCGAAATTCACAAAGTTGACCCGCACGCTACTCCAATGAGCGCCGGACTCCTGGGAATCGCGGATAAAGATCCCTGGGATCATTACCTGAGAATTGAGTTTACAAATCGTACCGATAAAACAATTTCGGCCGTCAAGTTCGGTGTGGTCTTTGTTAACTCCCTGGCAGAGACGGAGCGTTCCGTTTACGCGTATACGTCAGATGCGAACGTAAAACCTGGTAAGACATCAAAGCCGTATTGGGGCGACGGTGTGTATTTCAACCAATTCGGTTACAAGATGTCTGCAGGTGCTTTTGTCGAGAGAATAATGTTCACAGATGGAAGCCTCTTTGAAGGTGGTGCCGATAATCCATGTGTCTTTCCGCAGGGCCCGTACCATCCCGCGGTTCCAACTAGCGATATCAGCAAAATTAGAGACAACTCGCTTTCAGCAGTCTCATCGCCAGCTTCGGCAAACGCTGCTGCCGCAATGGGGCATGTCGTCACACCACAGGAGGCAGCGCAACTGGTTAAGCAGCGGAAGGCATCGGTGGTCGCCGTGATTACAGCTCCGGCCGGCGCTGACGTTTATGTAGACGGAAACAAAGTTGGTGTGTCCCCTCTAGTATTTAATGTCCTCCGGCTACCTGATAAGGAGCAGCGCACCATTTCCGTGAAGCTCGCCGGATACAAGGAGTTCGACAAGACGATCATTCCGGATGGCTCTAGAGTTCCTATCGGTATAAGCCTTGAAAAACAGTAACGACGGAACGAGGTATGTCGTGGACAGAGCAAAAGGTACGCCAATTCAGGAGCAATCGATCGACGCATCCCTGTTCAACGCTGACGAAGCTGCCCAATTATTCGACGCAACTGCGCGCCAGTACATGGGCATGTCCGGAGAAGAGTTCCTGCATGCGTGGGACAATGGGTATTTCGCGACTCCAACGCAACGATCACACGCCGTGCGAGTTGCGAGTTTGATCCCACTGATTCGACGAACAAGCGTCTAAGAAAAGGGCATTAAGGCGCTGTCTTTGCGACCAACCCGTTCCCACGCTCATCAATATCAACAAGCTCAAACTCCGGCCAAACTCGTTCCATCAGCTTTCGCCGGGTTTTCTCCCTGTT harbors:
- a CDS encoding PEGA domain-containing protein, with translation MSAGLLGIADKDPWDHYLRIEFTNRTDKTISAVKFGVVFVNSLAETERSVYAYTSDANVKPGKTSKPYWGDGVYFNQFGYKMSAGAFVERIMFTDGSLFEGGADNPCVFPQGPYHPAVPTSDISKIRDNSLSAVSSPASANAAAAMGHVVTPQEAAQLVKQRKASVVAVITAPAGADVYVDGNKVGVSPLVFNVLRLPDKEQRTISVKLAGYKEFDKTIIPDGSRVPIGISLEKQ